Within Butyrivibrio fibrisolvens, the genomic segment GAGACATACTCATCTGATTACTGGGCAAGCTATGTTGAGCTTAATACAACAGCTACAACTAAGGAATGGGAAGAAAGATTTGGAGCTAAAGACGAAGTTGACTACTTAAAGACTAATGATAAGGCAGATTTCGTTCCATGGATCAACATGTCACTTCCTTCTGATGATACAGATGTTGCACTTGCAAGAAGCCAGTGTGGTAAAGAGATCTGTGATGCATCCTGGAGAATGGTATGGGCTACAAGCGAAGAAGAGTTCGACCAGATGTGGGATGAGATGGTTACAACACTTAATGGTCTTGGATGGGAGTCAGTAGTTGCATTTGATACAGAGAAATATCAGGCAGTTGTAGATGCTCGTATTGCAGCTATGAAATAATCAAAAAGAACTTTGGGGAGTATTAGTATACCAATAGTATGATCGTAAGGACTATAACTTTATAATCTTGTGATCATAATAAAAGCGGGTACCAAGAAATTGGTATCCGCTTATTTAAAAATGACTATTTAAGATAGATGCTGAAATGTATATAGATCACAATGAAGTGATCAAGGCTTTGCCCATAATAACACTATCAGTATCTATCTTAAGTAATCAGTAAACGAGGTTATGACATGTATAATATCGGAACTCTTCTAACACCAATATGGGATACCAGTATTGTATACAGAGAGACCTTTGCAATGCTGGGTGACGGAGATGTCTGCAAAGCTCCATTTCTATATAAGCCTGACAGGATCTTAAAGATAGAAAGTTATGATGGTCAGAATGTGTACGAACTTGGCAGAGACTGTTACCTTGACGCGGGTGAAATTCATATTACACCAGGCTCAAGTATTAATGCCATCGATAGCTCTTTTGCCATATTTAAGACAAGGCAGGAAGCGGACGAAGCCATGGAAGCTCAGGACAACAAATTCGAGTGCAGCCCTGTCATGACCAATGATGGAAGGTACCTAAACCTTGGAGCTATAGGAAGACCATCATATGTGACAGATCATCAGATAGCTATAACCTACAGAACAACAGCTCTTTGGGAAGGATATGTTCCAACCAACCAGATAGATGACCTTCCATATCTGAAAAAGAAGATCGAAAATAAAGAAAAGATAAACATAGTATTGTATGGAGACAGCATCTGCTGCGGATTTGATGCAAGCTCTATGTATGGTGAAAATCCCAATCAGCCCATATGGCCCAAAGTCCTTATAGACGGGCTTCGTGACAGCTATGACTATGACAATGACAAGGACGTAAGCCTTATCAATGTATCAGAAAGCGGCATGGATTCTGACTGGGCATATGACAATGTAAAAGAAAGAGTACTAGATCGCAAACCTGATCTTGTGATCCTGGGATTTGGCATGAATGACAGAGTAGACGGACCTGAATATGCATCCAAGACCCTTAAGATCATAGACAAAATAAGAGACAGATTCCCGAAGTGCGAATTTGTCCTGATATCAACATCTCTTCCCAATCCTAACGTACATACTGCGCCTTATTATTTTGACTGCTATCATGATAGGTATGCAGATGCGCTTAGGAGTATCACATCAAGAGGTATAGTACTTGCTGACGTGCAGAGCATACACAAGGAGATACTAAGGCATAAGCGTTACATGGATGTTACTGGTAATATGCTCAATCACCCCAATGACTTCATATCTGCAATATATGCACAGGTTCTGTATGAGACGCTAAGGTTTAATTAGGCTTAACTTCACACCCTCCAAATTAATGAGTAAGCACTAAATCCTCTCTAACACGTGTAAAGACCGGAGCTTTTCGCCCCGGTCTTTTGCGGCTTTTACTTTAGTATTTCAAACTTTCTTGGTGATCATGTACCATACAAGTGGTAGTTTGAGTTGTTTCCTTTATGATTGTTATTCTACATATTGCTGCACGATGCAGGACAGCTCATTATCTACAACACTGATAGATACAAGCATATCTGATGAGAGATAATACTCTGTAGCATCTTCAGACCAGCCGGGATAGCTTTCGGGATCAAACTCTCTGCCTATAATATAGTCTTCTTTGAGCTCGCCTGACTCATCGTTTAATACGAATTTAAGAAGGACTATAACGCAGTCTTCTTTGATATTGAAAGTTACACCCTTTGCGATCAGCTTTTTGACAGTGCCTTCTGTCATAAGAGATACAACTTTGTAGGAGGTCTCATAGTCTTCTTTTTGCAGAGCATAATAGAAGTCATCATCGCTTGATCGTACCAGGAATTTGTCAAAACGTGTTGTGCCAACAACGTCTTTTTTGAACTCATCATCTGTTCCGTATTCCAGCTCTTTGTTAACATCTTCAAAAGATACTACGGTAAATGCTGTACCATTGACAGAAGAAAGGATATCGCCTTCTACCGCGCCGTCTACAAACTCCTCTTTGATCTTCTCTTCGCGGTACAGATCACCAGTTAGAGAAGTCTTGTCATAGCTTGAAACCTGCATTAAAAGAGTGTTGTCTCTTTCGTAGTAGGTTGAAGCCTCAAAAGTTTCAGGATCAGCATTGTCAAGGAATGTAAGTGTAACCTCAGGATTTTCAAAAGGACTCTCTCCTGAAAAAGTAAGAACCGGGAATGAAGCATTATCAAAACTAAAGGATGCAGCAGTATTATCATCAGCGGAAGCTATATGGAATACAATATCAGAGCCTTTAAGCTCATAATCAAAAGGTGCTCCTGATAATCCATCCGGAGTCTGCATGAAACCTGTAGTGTCAGATTCAAAGCCTATATAACAGGAGATGTTATATAAGTCATCACCTTCATAAGCAGCGTACACAGCTCCCTCAAGATTTGGAGTGTTATCTGAAGCTATACCGGCACTTTCAAAACTAATAACTTCCGAATCCCAGTACAAACTGTCTAGTTCATCATAAAGAGTAGAATCTGTTCCGATAGAGACATCTTCCCCCTCTATATAGTCATGATAAGCGCCCTCTTCATCAGTTGTAAATTCTACATCTGATTCCCTGGTTATCACATACTTACCTGAAGCTTTGTCAATATGTGCGACCTGAACAGAATTCCTGTTACCTACAATAAGCTCATTATCTGCAGTTACAGCAATAGGATAAGCAGTGCCACCGCTCTGAACAGTAGTAACCTTCTTGACAGAGCCACCTTCTTCTATATATATAGAAGCATCATAAGTAGCTATATGACCATTAAGATCATCGAATGTATAACTCGTGACAAGAAGAGCTTCCTCTCCATCACATATAGGAGCATAAGCATATGACTGCCCTGCATGAAGCGAAGCTATAAACTCATCGAAAGATGCCGGAAGAGATGCGTCATTAGCTGATGCATCGGCATCTGTGCCCGTATTACCACTTGCAGAGTTATCTGCGGAATTGGTGTTATTAGTGCTGCTATCAGTTCCTTCGCTTGATTCTGAGATAGCACTGCTTTGATCTGTTGTGGACTCATTTGCGGAATTGTTGCTACAGCCAGCAAGAACGCCTGTAGTTATAACTGTAGCCAAGAAGAAAGATATGACATTAGATTTCATTTTTCCTCCTAATTAAATATTATTTATTCTATAAATATACACAAAATAATACCACAAAAATTGTCTAAAAGCTACAAATAATTAACGGAATATTGTTAATAAACCAATATGCATAACAACTATTTTAATGAAATCCGAGATAATGTAGATGCTTATAGTAAAAAGACCATTCCACCTATTTGACTTAATATTGCTAATCTAAGATTTTAATCATTCACAATCCTATAGCGAAATTAAATACGATGTGCTCGCTAGAGCACATATACGAGAACTTAC encodes:
- a CDS encoding SGNH/GDSL hydrolase family protein — its product is MYNIGTLLTPIWDTSIVYRETFAMLGDGDVCKAPFLYKPDRILKIESYDGQNVYELGRDCYLDAGEIHITPGSSINAIDSSFAIFKTRQEADEAMEAQDNKFECSPVMTNDGRYLNLGAIGRPSYVTDHQIAITYRTTALWEGYVPTNQIDDLPYLKKKIENKEKINIVLYGDSICCGFDASSMYGENPNQPIWPKVLIDGLRDSYDYDNDKDVSLINVSESGMDSDWAYDNVKERVLDRKPDLVILGFGMNDRVDGPEYASKTLKIIDKIRDRFPKCEFVLISTSLPNPNVHTAPYYFDCYHDRYADALRSITSRGIVLADVQSIHKEILRHKRYMDVTGNMLNHPNDFISAIYAQVLYETLRFN